The sequence TCTCATCCTTCCCCATCACTACACCCATAATAACGCAAAGATATATCAGTCTCACCCTATCAACCCAAGTCCAGGTATTGCTCTCTTCCAAATGCTTCTTTTTTATGATCtgcaaatttatttttccatttgTCTTTATCTGCTTGCTCCAAAAATCATCATCGTCTTTCCATGTCACTAACCCACTGTTATTCTCTCGCTTCACTTTCAGACCAGTGACAGCATGATACTCTTGCAATCCAAAACGCAGAGGTCTCCTAGCGAAAGTGAACCACTTCTCATGTCTCTTGCTTGTCATCAACTCCTTACACAAGAAAGAGTGTACCAACCTCGCCGAAAACTTCAGATCATTCTTCTGGATAACCATAATCTGTGAAAAAATGGGATCTTTCATAACTTCCTCGAATTCTGgttccattttttcttttagcAACTCGAGAAGTTTTAGTCGACAGCTGTTATTAATCTTCTTAACCTGAGGTTCCAATCCCTCACCGTATAAACGATTAGGCAACTCCAACTCCATACctgaaaattgaaaacaatacaacatatatctattaataacaaaaacctaaaattcctaaatctatcccaaaaatatgatttaagccATGATTGTGTACAAAATCTTCTCTAATCATCACCTTAACACATGATTGAAACCTAAATATCTTAACTAACTCAAAAAATTTACCTTTTACCTTTCTATTTTCCAACTCTAAAAAGAAGTAGAGATAGAGTTTCATACCTTTGCAGAACGAACTAAAGAGTGATAGATTCGTAAAAAGCTCACGAAATCGTATGAGTTAGGCCAAATAATCGTCCAAATCAGAGAATTGAGTGAGTTAGGGTTAATGATctttgggtgagaatttgattTTCTCCCCCTTTGTTCGTGAATGGGAAATTAAGGGTTTCGTCCCAGAGAAATCGAGCttaaagagttgaaatcatgcttggtcggttcaaatcaagtgggaatcaacccggatataatcatacaaaaccaaaaaaatcgatttgggattctttcctgggcacgggatcgatcgatctatccttacagatcggtcgatctgtaaggaatcgaccttcgccgatcgagtgaaatggaccaggtcgatcagtatatatttcgcgtttttttgttctgaataatgatctggatcgatcgatccactgTAACTTGTAAAGCTGGATCGTTCGATCCCGCTTGTCGAACtcattatttatcttttaaaaaaaattacaattttaagggcattactgtcattttcgaaaaaattagtctaatagAACATAAAGTAGTACatattagtctaaagggacatagttgccttttttttgctctaaaaaaacagatttcccaaaaaacaattttcccaacAAAAATATAATCCGACAAACGGAAACCAAAATCGATCAAAAGATCGAAACATATATTacattaaaagataatttttttttttttgaatgattgTGAGTTTGTTAagaggaaaaaaagagagaataatacagaattttttttttttttttttgaaaaaggggcGGCTTACAAGAGCAGTAGAGTTTcagaaaaaagtaagaaaatatTTGTTGGGCTCTATTTCGGCGTCACATGCAAAAGAGAAAGCAGTGATACTTGTGTAAGCCAATCATAACTACACATTTGGGCCCATAAACTGATTGAAAACCTCATACGACCTCGTTTCACCTGAATGTTTTCACTCAATAAAATCAAAACGCCATTATTAAAACGCAAATCGCGACAAGGAGCGTTTCCACTAAGACCGAAAAAAATGGAGACAGTAGGAGAAGCGACGCCGAGAGTCGCCGTGGTGGTTTTCGTCGTCAAAGGAAACTCGGTGTTGTTAGGGAAGCGCCGCTCATCAATCGGCAACTCCACCTTCGCTCTCCCCGGCGGTCACCTCGAATTCGGtccatctttctctctctctctctcgtcgcGTTTCTGCAAGATCGCAGCTAATCTTTGTTTCGTTGTAGAGCAGGAGAGAGCTTCGAAGGATGCGCAGCGAGAGAAGTGATGGAAGAAACGGGGCTTGAGATAGAGAAGATGAAGCTCTTGACTGTCACAAACAACGTCTTCAAGGAAGCTCCGAAGCCATCTCACTACGTCACTGTGTTCATGCGTGCGACGCTTGTGGATCCGAATCAGGACCCGGAGAATATGGAGCCTGAGAAGTGTGAAGGGTGGGACTGGTACGACTGGTTCAATCTCCCGACGCCTTTGTTTTGGCCGCTTGAGAAAATGGTCAACAGCGGTTTCAATCCTTTTTCTGATTAAGTTCTGCAAGATGGGCATTTGGTCCAAAAGAATTAAAGACTATTGcataacatgtttttttttcttctgtgtaATGGATTTTATTTAAGGGAAATAGGGATGTATagccacaaaaaaaaacaataattaagtaactaactaaaaaataaagtacctccattatttttataatatatattatattgccCCTAGAAatattttccttcttcttcaatTATCAACTCCACTTATCTTTTATCACCATTATAATATGATCATCTCCAATTATATAGCTATCACAACCATCTCCAAATCCATAATCTATGCTAGATATGTCGTCTCCGCTTTTGAAATCTACAGCCAACTGTTTTCTCCATAACCCCTCACTTCACCACACATCCAACATGATCACCGCCACGAAATCCATCATACTATTCTATTTGCTATTCCATACCATTCAGTTTGTTCCATACCATTGATATTtgggttagggtttatattttcttttagggtttaatgATTAGTGTTTTAGGTTTAGTTTATGAGAGGTTTGGGTTGACGTTGGGATAAGCATTACTTTTTTCCATGTAATCATAgacattttgaaatttgaacaatatgaactatgttattttgtttgttactaTTCTATTTTGATACTACTTAATATTATGTACTATgtgcatattttgatatttgagttagggtttatatttccttttaggttttagtgattagtgttttgggtttagtttatagAAGGTTTGAGTTAACGTTGAGGTAAACATTGCTTCTTTCATTGCAATCATAtacatttcaaaatttaaacaatatgtACTAGACTATTTGATatgttccattctatttatAATGTCTCTTTCTTCAACCACATAAATTATGTCGGTGATTACCACGAGCACCACCACAACCACAGTAATCCTTATCATAAAAGATCATCTTTTTCATGTATCCACGACCGCTTCATTCTCCACAACCAGTACCACCATAGTTTTCACACCGTCGTTGTAACCATCACCACCACATCTTCCGTCCACTGCCGTTGCGGTAACCACCACCATCCATCCTCCATTGTTGAGCATTGTTGATTTTCTTACCAATTATAGTCTTGATTTTTTAGGTCCACATATTTTTCACCATCAATGTTATCACTTATTTCTTCTTTCACCTGCAACTTGTTATGAAAAAGGATAAAACCGGATGAAACTTGGAAAAAATTGTTAGTGACTTAATAATGTCAAAATCAtagctatattttttattttgcctCCAAAATTGGCTATTTAACAAATTAACCCtttatttaattatgttttgattCCGCTACTAAAGATTGTATTGCAAAACATGTGTGTTTATTTAACTATGCTTGATTCAACTACTAAAGATTGTATTGCACAACATGTTTGTTCTATTTGTTGTGGATTTTATTTATCTGTCTGATTCGACTACTAAAGATTAATTGTATTGCATAACATGTTTGTTCTATGTGTTGtagattttatatatctatgtttgaTTTCACTACTACAACTTTTATTGGACAACATGTTTGTTCTCTGTCTTGTGTATTTGATTTATCTATGTTTGATTCcagaactatttttttttattgcacCACTTGTTTGTTCTATGTGTTgtggtttttatttatctatgttTGATTCCACTACTTTGACAAATTTTTGACAATGCTTGGTGAGTTTGGTATGGTAATAATTGGTGTGCATTTATTAAGCATGTCTTCTTAATAGAAAGACACATGGTACAAGACAAAGTGTATTTGGTATGTAATTATTATGTATATCTTGAAAACTTTAGTAGATTGACTTCTCTTCTCAAAGACTAAAGTCACTAAACCATCATTTGTTTTTCAATCTGtagatatttttcaatttgttcGGTCAATAATTGAAGACTGAAAGTTGAAGACTGAAAGTTGAAAACTTCAATAATCAACTTATTAGACATAATTAAAGAACATGGCAAATATTGATACTAACATGTTTTGATTAAGCGGCTGATGGGTGATGCATATAAATTAGAACAAAGGCTTACACAAGTTAATTGAATTTCTTGATCTTTATATGGCCATCATGAGTTTAATACATAGACTAGTCCAGTAaacatctgaaaaaaaaaaatcaatagtatGAAAGTATATACAAAGAGTTTAATCCTGTATGTCTCTAATCTACAAAATTAACATACAAAAAATACATAGAAGCATACAAAATGAAATCAATGAGGAAGGGAGTCAACAAGAGAGTTATGTCTATTAGAAGGAGCAGAAGGAGGAATGGAAACTCCTTTGGGCAAGTAACCAAAAATATAGCTGTGTTTAAACCCTAAGCTCTTCTTATTCTTCATCTCCATGGTGGTGACTCCAATTCTTGTAGAGGTAGTACTCGCCGCCAGAAACAGAACAAGACAGAGCAAAACCATCGTACGACACGGAGCCATTTGGTAATGAATGTTTtcctctctttttgttttcttgaattTCACTAGCTTTTCTAAGTAATGAATGAAATGTATAATGTGGAAGTGTATGTCTATATATAAacatgtgtgtgtgtatttgatgGGAAATAAGTGTGATGAAAATATGGGGAAAAGAGTGGAATGGTAAGAGAGGAGTGAACCATACGCTAATGAGACTTTGAATTTtcctttattaatttattatcgaAATTTTCAAAGGttgagtttttcttcttttgtgtgtgtttctgAAGCTTTTTAGTCGCTGCCGTcgacttttatttattttatatattattggaATAAAAATAAGTCCATTTTATACTTGAGAAAATGGGAATCTGGTTTGAAAGGACCGTCGTTTTTTCAAGATTTTATACTTTATTACGTACAACTTCGTTGACAAGAATAATTAATGGTTTAATGAACATCGTTactgttgttttgtttgtttgtttgttgttgtaatattcaACTTACAACAGTAATCATTATAAGTTGTGTAGGAAATAGGAATCTGGAATAGTAGAATAAGATCTTTTGATTTCGGTTTTGTAAACTCATGATATCCAGGGCtaatgatattaatacttgACTTGAGCTCTCTTGAAAACAAAATACTTTCGTGTACAATTGAAAAAAGGTTATGTTATATCCGTAGAAAATAAGATATAGGACAGTCAGCAAGTTGGAAATAGAACTAAACTCTTAGGAAAAGAAATATTTCTTTATATGCCTTATTTTGGAAAATGCTTAGTGCTATATAATAGATTGGTCATCACACTGACTAATGCCAAAAAGTAAATGGTTATCACACTTTGTTTTATGGGAGGCTCGAATCTTGAGCAGAGTATATTGTAGGACATTCTGATCTCACCTACCACTTGATCATAATCATGCAGACACAAAAGAAAACGTATTGAGCAGCTTAAATCTTAAGTTACCAAAAGGTAAGCATGAAAAAGATGAGGTTGAAAAGAGTTATGGATTGAAAGATCATTATacacattttaaaattagttgTTTCATCGTGTTATGTTATTATGCTAATTGCTAAGAGCCGCCTGTCAACGTAATTAAGTATAAGATTTCAACTTAGACACGAACTGGATGGATGAAAGCGGGTACGTATACCTATCTTATCTTAGAAGGATTGGAactaataataaacatttagtAGGATAACCATGATACGAAAAAGATTGTGTTCTATTAAACGAATGTACCAAATTAATCAATTATACGCGCTTTTGAACACAGAGATATATTCATGATATATATGGAATATATATCTAGTGTGAAAGATACTGAAAATTCATGCAGAAACACGTAAAAACAATGTATACCTACCAACTAGATCTTTTGCGTGTGAAGGTATTTTGAGAAATTAAGAGAACTTAAATAGTTTTGAGGGTTGACTCTATAAATCACATTTTACAACTTGACAAGTGGCTTCATGAGTCACATATTTGATtcatttactctatttttgaTTTGTATATCCACCTAATTTCCTCATCTTGATATTTTCTCTGTATTTTACAAAATGCCAAAATAAAATCAAGTTCAAAACATACCTCCCACTTTTAAACATGTCGCAAAATGAAATAGTTTAGTATTGAATAGAATAAATGAACTTGTCTATTATCACAACCCAAGCTCTGTATTTATACATAGACGTTTCCTATTACGATAAGGACTAGGAAACTAAGCATCATTATCTATCTAGAAGTAGGAGTTATCTTATCTCCATATAACTTGTAGTTATCCCAATACAAAAAGTCATACAACGTTTATGAAAtatcatctttttaattttttatacagAATCCGCTAAAAACTAAATGATATCaaaagaatttttatttaaaatacataagtcTGGACAACTTTTATTTCACTAGTCGTCTTCTCGTTTGTGGTGGCTGCATAAAAAAACGATATTCTCCAAATATAAAGTTTCTTCCTTTTATTTATAGGTACG is a genomic window of Brassica napus cultivar Da-Ae chromosome A2, Da-Ae, whole genome shotgun sequence containing:
- the LOC106420353 gene encoding nudix hydrolase 1, which produces MFSLNKIKTPLLKRKSRQGAFPLRPKKMETVGEATPRVAVVVFVVKGNSVLLGKRRSSIGNSTFALPGGHLEFGESFEGCAAREVMEETGLEIEKMKLLTVTNNVFKEAPKPSHYVTVFMRATLVDPNQDPENMEPEKCEGWDWYDWFNLPTPLFWPLEKMVNSGFNPFSD
- the LOC125585883 gene encoding protein IDA-like, translated to MAPCRTMVLLCLVLFLAASTTSTRIGVTTMEMKNKKSLGFKHSYIFGYLPKGVSIPPSAPSNRHNSLVDSLPH